ATGTCCCGCAGGTTACCGAACTTGCCTGGATTTTCTACAACCTGACACCCGTCTCGCAGTTGGAAAAGGGCGTCTCGTACAAAGACAAAGTAGCGCAAGGCCTGACGTCCAACGCCGGCCTGATGAACTACCCTGTACTGCAGGCTGCAGACATCCTCATTTATGGAGGATCGCTGGTACCCGTCGGGGCTGACCAGAAGCAGCACATTGAAATCACCCGCGACCTCGCCCAGCGGTTCAACAACACGTATTGCGGCGAAGACAACCCCATTTTCCCGGTCCCCGACCCGCTAATTATGGATGACGTAGCGGTAGTGCCGGGCGTTGATGGCCGCAAAATGTCCAAGAGCTACAACAACGCCATTGGCATTTTCGACGAAGGCAAAGCGCTGAAGAAAAAAGTCATGGGGATTGTCACCGACTCCACGCCGCTTGAAGAACCCAAAGATCCAGACAAAGACAATGTGTTTGCGCTGATCAAGCTGTTTGCTGACGAAGCAGAAACTGAGCGTGTTGCAGCAGCTTATCGCGCCGGCGGATATGGATATGGCCATGCTAAGAAAGAACTCCTTGGCCTCATTACCGACTATTTTGCAGAGGCCCGCGAACGCCGGCGAGATCTGGCAGCCCGCCCGGATTACGTAATGGACGTCTTGCGGGAAGGCGGCAAAAAAGGGCGCGAAAAAGCCGATGCGTTTATGGAAAAAGTTCGGACTGCAACCGGCCTCATCACGACACGCCA
Above is a genomic segment from Bacteroidota bacterium containing:
- the trpS gene encoding tryptophan--tRNA ligase, which codes for MESVATKADQPTNPSHPTVVVSGIQPSGVLHIGNYFGALRQHIELHKQHEAYYFIVNYHALTSLKDAEALRKYSIDVALDYLALGFDPEKASLFLQSDVPQVTELAWIFYNLTPVSQLEKGVSYKDKVAQGLTSNAGLMNYPVLQAADILIYGGSLVPVGADQKQHIEITRDLAQRFNNTYCGEDNPIFPVPDPLIMDDVAVVPGVDGRKMSKSYNNAIGIFDEGKALKKKVMGIVTDSTPLEEPKDPDKDNVFALIKLFADEAETERVAAAYRAGGYGYGHAKKELLGLITDYFAEARERRRDLAARPDYVMDVLREGGKKGREKADAFMEKVRTATGLITTRH